The proteins below are encoded in one region of Scomber japonicus isolate fScoJap1 chromosome 24, fScoJap1.pri, whole genome shotgun sequence:
- the LOC128354622 gene encoding myc box-dependent-interacting protein 1-like, whose amino-acid sequence MCARIAKRERKMVDFDSARHHFASLQKGKKKDEAKIAKAEEELGRAQKIFEELNVELQDELPSLWDSRVGVYVNTFQGMAGHQEKFHREMSKLSQNLNDIMTKLEEQRQIKKGGTAAATTGGAAKSEETNHSESASSPPKKAGPPPSRPPPRLTPSPDLRQQQQVLDEASAPDSNTNSSATTPQQCEPWSGVSLLDWDLEVFQPVTFPVPESAVTNGSDGEVPPGFIYKVKAVHDYAATDGDELELKMGDILLVVAFDNPDEQDDGWLMGVNETHWLQHKDISAKGVFPENFTQKV is encoded by the exons atgtgt GCTCGTATAGCGAAGCGTGAGAGGAAGATGGTCGACTTCGACAGCGCTCGGCATCACTTCGCCTCCttacagaaaggaaagaagaaggacgAGGCCAAGATCgccaag gcggAGGAGGAGCTTGGTCGAGCTCAGAAGATTTTCGAGGAGCTGAACGTGGAGTTACAAGACGAGCTTCCATCACTGTGGGACAG TCGTGTTGGCGTCTATGTTAACACATTCCAGGGCATGGCAGGTCATCAGGAGAAGTTCCACAGAGAAATGAGCAAG CTCAGCCAAAACCTGAACGACATCATGACCAAACTGGAAGAGCAGCGGCAGATCAA AAAAGGTGGTACTGCAGCAGCCACGACAGGAGGCGCTGCTAAGAG cGAGGAAACCAACCACAGCGAGTCGGCCAGCTCACCACCAAAg AAAGCCGGGCCTCCACCCAGCCGGCCTCCGCCCAGACTGACGCCGTCCCCGGACCtgcggcagcagcagcaagtcCTGGACGAGGCTTCGGCGCCTGACAGTAACACAAACTCCTCTGCCACAACGCCACAG cagtgTGAGCCCTGGTCAGGGGTGAGCCTGCTGGATTGGGATCTGGAGGTATTCCAGCCCGTCACTTTTCCAGTTCCCgag AGCGCGGTGACCAATGGCTCCGATGGCGAAGTCCCTCCAGGATTCATCTACAAG GTAAAAGCAGTACATGATTATGCTGCCACTGACGGTGATGAGCTAGAGCTGAAGATGGGAGATATTTTGCTGGTTGTGGCCTTTGATAACCCAGATGAACAG GATGATGGCTGGCTCATGGGTGTGAATGAGACTCACTGGTTGCAGCATAAAGATATTTCAGCCAAAGGCGTTTTCCCCGAGAACTTTACCCAGAAGGTTTGA
- the LOC128354529 gene encoding tubulin alpha-1A chain-like gives MGNACWELYCLEHGIQPDGQMPSDKTIGGGDDSFNTFFSETGAGKHVPRAVFVDLEPTVIDEVRTGTYRQLFHPEQLITGKEDAANNYARGHYTIGKEIIDLVLDRTRKLADQCTGLQGFLIFHSFGGGTGSGFTSLLMERLSVDYGKKSKLEFAVYPAPQVSTAVVEPYNSILTTHTTLEHSDCAFMVDNEAIYDICRRNLDIERPTYTNLNRLIGQIVSSITASLRFDGALNVDLTEFQTNLVPYPRIHFPLVTYAPVISAEKAYHEQLSVAEITNACFEPANQMVKCDPRHGKYMACCLLYRGDVVPKEVNSAIATIKTKRTIQFVDWCPTGFKVGINYQPPTVVPGGDLAKVQRAVCMLSNTTAVAEAWARLDHKFDLMYAKRAFVHWYVGEGMEEGEFSEAREDMAALEKDYEEVGTDSIGDEGEEEY, from the exons ATGGGCAATGCCTGCTGGGAGCTGTACTGTCTGGAGCACGGCATCCAGCCGGATGGTCAGATGCCCAGTGACAAGACCATCGGAGGTGGAGATGACTCCTTTAACACCTTCTTCAGTGAGACTGGAGCTGGCAAACATGTTCCCAGAGCCGTCTTTGTGGATTTAGAGCCAACAGTCATTG ATGAGGTTCGCACAGGAACCTACCGCCAGCTCTTTCACCCTGAGCAGCTGATCACTGGAAAGGAAGATGCCGCCAACAACTACGCCAGAGGTCACTACACCATTGGCAAGGAGATAATTGACCTGGTTCTTGACAGGACCCGTAAACTG GCTGATCAGTGCACAGGGCTCCAGGGTTTCCTCATCTTCCACTCCTTTGGAGGAGGAACCGGCTCTGGCTTCACCTCTCTGCTGATGGAGCGTCTCTCTGTTGACTACGGCAAGAAGTCCAAGCTGGAGTTTGCAGTTTACCCAGCTCCCCAGGTGTCCACAGCAGTGGTGGAGCCCTACAACTCCATCCTGACCACCCACACCACTCTGGAGCACTCTGACTGCGCCTTCATGGTTGACAACGAAGCCATTTACGACATCTGCCGCAGAAACCTAGACATTGAacgtcccacctacaccaaccTCAACAGGCTGATTGGACAGATTGTCTCCTCCATCACCGCCTCCCTGCGATTTGACGGAGCCTTGAATGTGGACCTGACAGAGTTCCAGACCAACTTGGTGCCCTACCCTCGTATCCACTTCCCTCTGGTCACCTACGCCCCAGTTATCTCAGCAGAGAAGGCCTACCATGAGCAGCTATCTGTAGCAGAAATAACCAATGCCTGCTTCgaaccagccaatcagatggTTAAATGTGATCCTCGCCATGGCAAATACATGGCTTGCTGCCTGCTGTACCGTGGTGATGTGGTGCCCAAAGAGGTCAACTCTGCCATTGCCACCATCAAAACAAAGCGCACCATCCAGTTTGTGGACTGGTGTCCCACAGGCTTCAAGGTGGGCATCAACTACCAGCCTCCCACTGTGGTTCCTGGAGGAGACCTGGCCAAGGTACAGAGGGCTGTGTGCATGCTGAGTAATACCACTGCTGTTGCTGAGGCATGGGCTCGTCTCGACCACAAGTTTGACCTGATGTACGCCAAGAGGGCCTTTGTCCACTGGTATGTAGgagaggggatggaggagggagagttcTCAGAGGCCAGAGAGGACATGGCTGCTCTGGAGAAAGATTATGAAGAGGTTGGAACTGACAGCATTggggatgaaggagaggaagagtacTGA
- the LOC128354534 gene encoding tubulin alpha-1A chain-like, with protein MPSDKTIGGGDDSFNTFFSETGAGKHVPRAVFVDLEPTVIDEVRTGTYRQLFHPEQLITGKEDAANNYARGHYTIGKEIIDLVLDRIRKLADQCTGLQGFLIFHSFGGGTGSGFTSLLMERLSVDYGKKSKLEFAIYPAPQVSTAVVEPYNSILTTHTTLEHSDCAFMVDNEAIYDICRRNLDIERPTYTNLNRLIGQIVSSITASLRFDGALNVDLTEFQTNLVPYPRIHFPLATYAPVISAEKAYHEQLSVAEITNACFEPANQMVKCDPRHGKYMACCLLFRGDVVPKDVNSAIATIKTKRTIQFVDWCPTGFKVGINYQPPTVVPGGDLAKVQRAVCMLSNTTAIAEAWARLDHKFDLMYAKRAFVHWYVGEGMEEGEFSEAREDMAALEKDYEEVGTDSIGDEGEEEGEEY; from the exons ATGCCCAGTGACAAGACCATCGGAGGTGGAGACGACTCCTTCAACACCTTCTTCAGTGAGACTGGAGCTGGCAAACATGTTCCCAGAGCCGTCTTTGTGGATTTAGAGCCAACAGTCATTG ATGAAGTCCGCACAGGAACTTACCGTCAGCTTTTCCACCCTGAGCAGCTGATCACTGGAAAGGAAGACGCCGCCAACAACTACGCCAGAGGTCACTACACCATTGGCAAGGAGATAATCGACCTGGTTCTTGACAGGATTCGTAAACTG GCTGATCAGTGCACAGGTCTTCAGGGTTTCCTCATATTCCACTCCTTTGGAGGAGGAACCGGCTCTGGCTTCACCTCCCTGCTGATGGAGCGTCTCTCTGTCGACTATGGCAAGAAGTCCAAGTTGGAGTTTGCCATCTATCCAGCTCCCCAGGTGTCCACAGCAGTGGTGGAGCCCTACAACTCCATCCTGACCACCCACACCACTCTGGAGCATTCTGACTGCGCCTTCATGGTTGACAACGAGGCCATTTATGACATCTGCCGCAGGAACCTGGACATCGAacgtcccacctacaccaaccTCAACAGGCTGATTGGACAGATTGTCTCCTCCATCACCGCCTCCCTGCGCTTTGACGGAGCCTTGAATGTGGACCTGACAGAGTTCCAGACCAACCTGGTGCCGTACCCTCGTATCCACTTCCCTCTGGCCACCTACGCCCCTGTTATCTCAGCAGAGAAGGCCTACCATGAGCAGCTGTCTGTAGCAGAAATAACCAACGCCTGCTTTGAGCCCGCCAATCAGATGGTTAAATGTGATCCTCGCCATGGCAAGTACATGGCCTGCTGCCTGCTATTCCGTGGTGATGTGGTGCCAAAAGATGTCAACTCTGCCATTGCTACAATCAAAACAAAGCGCACCATCCAGTTTGTGGACTGGTGCCCCACAGGCTTCAAGGTGGGCATCAACTACCAGCCTCCCACTGTGGTTCCTGGAGGAGACCTGGCCAAGGTACAGAGGGCTGTGTGCATGCTGAGCAACACCACCGCCATTGCTGAGGCCTGGGCTCGTCTCGACCACAAGTTTGACCTGATGTACGCCAAGAGGGCCTTCGTCCACTGGTACGTAGGAGAGGGcatggaggagggagagttcTCAGAGGCCAGAGAGGACATGGCTGCCCTGGAGAAGGATTATGAAGAGGTGGGAACCGACAGCATCggggatgaaggagaggaagagggggaggaataTTAA
- the LOC128354527 gene encoding tubulin alpha chain-like, producing the protein MRECISMHVGQAGAQMGNACWELYCLEHGIQPDGQMPSDKTIGGGDDSFNTFFSETGAGKHVPRAVFVDLEPTVIDEVRTGTYRQLFHPEQLITGKEDAANNYARGHYTVGKEIIDLVLDRTRKLADQCTGLQGFLIFHSFGGGTGSGFTSLLMERLSVDYGKKSKLEFAVYPAPQVSTAVVEPYNSILTTHTTLEHSDCAFMVDNEAIYDICRRNLDIERPTYTNLNRLIGQIVSSITASLRFDGALNVDLTEFQTNLVPYPRIHFPLATYAPVISAEKAYHEQLSVADITNACFEPANQMVKCDPRHGKYMACCLLYRGDVVPKDVNSAIATIKTKRTIQFVDWCPTGFKVGINYQPPTVVPGGDLAKVQRAVCMLSNTTAIAEAWARLDHKFDLMYAKRAFVHWYVGEGMEEGEFSEAREDMAALEKDYEEVGTDSVGEEDEGEEY; encoded by the exons ATG cGTGAGTGTATTTCTATGCATGTCGGCCAAGCCGGAGCCCAGATGGGTAATGCCTGCTGGGAGCTGTACTGTCTGGAGCACGGTATCCAGCCGGACGGTCAGATGCCCAGTGACAAGACTATTGGAGGTGGAGATGACTCCTTCAACACCTTCTTCAGTGAGACTGGAGCTGGCAAACATGTTCCCAGAGCTGTCTTTGTGGACTTGGAGCCAACTGTCATCG ATGAAGTGCGTACAGGAACCTACCGTCAGCTCTTCCACCCTGAGCAGCTGATCACCGGAAAGGAAGATGCTGCCAACAACTACGCCAGAGGTCACTACACAGTCGGCAAGGAGATCATCGATCTGGTTCTTGACAGGACCCGCAAACTG GCTGATCAGTGCACAGGGCTCCAGGGTTTCCTCATCTTCCACTCCTTTGGAGGAGGTACCGGCTCCGGCTTCACCTCCCTGCTGATGGAGCGTCTCTCTGTCGACTATGGCAAGAAGTCCAAGCTAGAGTTTGCAGTTTACCCAGCTCCCCAGGTGTCCACAGCAGTGGTGGAGCCCTACAACTCCATCCTGACCACCCACACCACTCTGGAGCATTCTGACTGCGCCTTCATGGTTGACAACGAGGCCATTTACGACATCTGCCGCAGAAACCTAGACATTGAacgtcccacctacaccaaccTCAACAGGCTGATTGGACAGATTGTCTCCTCCATCACCGCCTCCCTGCGCTTTGACGGAGCCTTGAACGTGGACCTGACAGAGTTCCAGACCAACTTGGTGCCCTACCCCCGTATCCACTTCCCTCTGGCCACCTACGCCCCAGTTATCTCAGCAGAGAAGGCCTACCATGAGCAGCTGTCTGTCGCTGACATCACAAACGCCTGCTTCGAGCCCGCCAACCAGATGGTGAAGTGCGACCCCCGTCACGGCAAATACATGGCTTGCTGCCTGCTGTACCGTGGTGATGTGGTGCCCAAAGACGTCAACTCTGCCATCGCCACCATCAAAACAAAGCGCACCATCCAGTTTGTGGACTGGTGCCCCACAGGCTTCAAGGTGGGCATCAACTACCAGCCTCCCACTGTGGTTCCTGGAGGAGACCTGGCCAAGGTACAGAGGGCTGTGTGCATGCTGAGCAACACCACCGCCATCGCTGAGGCCTGGGCTCGTCTCGACCATAAGTTTGACCTGATGTACGCCAAGAGGGCCTTCGTCCACTGGTACGTAGGAGAGGGcatggaggagggagagttcTCAGAGGCCAGAGAGGACATGGCTGCCCTGGAGAAGGATTATGAAGAGGTGGGCACCGACAGCgttggagaggaggatgaaggcgAGGAGTAT